The sequence below is a genomic window from Bactrocera neohumeralis isolate Rockhampton chromosome 4, APGP_CSIRO_Bneo_wtdbg2-racon-allhic-juicebox.fasta_v2, whole genome shotgun sequence.
tgcgaatttcttcattatttccactcatttttgaacagctgtaattttttttcaacttctccgaatttaattcttttttggttaaatgaagcttaaaatctcacctttccaacactatgtatatggtatgacacCATGTAATTGGTAGCACTgtagatatacgactgcaacgacatctattgacaaaatgcgaaaagactttttcgactacccaatattatatagttttagaagaaaaagtatgaaaaacttGTGAAATTTTCGTTACACATTATagagttaataaaaataaaagcgaaaattaGCAACAGAAGATACCTCTCACAGTAAAGCGATTTTAGCTGTCTTCCTAGCATGTGGCTGAGCTATTAGCAGCCTTCTATGAAAAGAAAAGGGAGACATGAGTGCCGAAGCAAACAAAATACAAGTTTTATATGAAACACGTCAATAAGACTGAAAGATTATAGTTTACTTAGAAGTCGAAAGCCAACAAGTTAGACACCACGTCTAAGAATATAAGATGCTTCAAACTTTTGTCTAACATATGAACACCTTAGACGAACGGGAAAATAGATAACAATCGCCACAGAAGTATAAAAAACCTTGTTTCAGTTTGGCGGCGTTTTAATACACTGAGCATTTCCCCACTAACGCTTAACTCACCACTATTCTCCAATGGCAGACACATGTCCTCACTGCTTGCCGTTGTCAGTGGCGCCGGCGGCGCAATAAATTGTGCTGTTTGCGCTGTTGGCGAACGCAATATTGTCGTAggcgtttgttgctgttgttgtgacgTAGTCGCTGTTTGGCCCGTGCCGCCCGTTGGTCCGTCTGCTGTGTTCACACCCTCAATGCTGGCGTAGTAACCACTATTATTACGTGGGCGTATGCGACTGGCATTAAATACACCGCCTTCCTCGGTGactgttatatggaaattttgctgaaaaccGTGACGTGCATTATACGATGTACTGGAATAGGTCAGACCACTGCCATTGCCGCTCAACACCGGACCGGCAGAGATGTCTATGGTTGATTGTGGTACAGCGTTGGTCGGTTGACGTAATGTCAAATTGACTGAGGTGAAGCTTTTCTGACTTGTTGGCGTACTGCCACCACTACCACCGGCGGTGGAATTTGCGACGGTGCTAATTTTTGCGGACGGTAGAAAGTCGCGCGCGTATGGCGGCTCTGGCTGTACGGTGATAACTGAGCGGTGGCGTATAGGCGAACGCAGCGGTGATGTTTGCTGTGGCTGATAAGTGGAAGCAACaacgttgttattgttgttattattttgccGATTGTTATTGATATGGCTGAGCGCAAAAGCTTGTGATGGCGAACATCCCGCATTGGCAGATACTTCGCTTTCGCCGCACGAGCTTAACGGACTCGTCAAAGCCGATTCGCTCGAGCAGCTGCCGACGCTCTGCCATTGTGGTGAATTTCCAccgctattattgttgttgttgttgctgctgttgttgttgttgtagctgatATTATTGTGAAATACTGGCTTTGGCGCGATCGGCGGCAACGGCGCTTTGCGTATCGGCTTCTGTAGCGGTGGATCTGCGGCTACGCCACTCgctggctgttgttgttgtttcaattGGCTGCGCTGCTGCAAATGCTGTTGCAGTTGTTTGTTCAACTGCTGGCGCTGCAGTTGCTGCTGCGATGCTTGCAAGTTGAGCGTATTGGGACGTGCGCGCGCACCGGTGGCCGGCAATTGTGGCGTCGAGGGCTGATGATTCGCGGCAATTCGATTGAGCGCCGTTATAAAGTCGGCAGAGCGCGCGCATTCAACAGACGCGTTCGCGTTCGCGGTCACGGGCATATCACACGCTTGTTTGGGCGAATCACCGGCAgcactattgttgttgctattgttacaCTGATTATTGCACGGTAATTGAACACTATTAACATCTTTTGCTAAATTGCTACTATTTTGCACTAACTCAACACTATCACAATTGGCTTGAGGTGTAACGGCACTATTTTTGATTTCAGCACGTACGCGCTGCAGCGTCGCCGCAGACGGCGGCTGTGTAGGCGCTGCGCGTATGGGACGTAACGGTGTTGCGGGTTTTTGCGGCGATGCGTTTTTAAGGCGTTGCGGTGGTTGTGGCGGTGTGTGCGGTGTCTGCGCTGGTTGTTGTGGACTCTTTTGCCGTTGTTGCAACTGCTTTTGTTGCTGCAGATTGTTGTGTTGCTGATTGTTGATGTGATGTTGTTGCAATACTTTCGCTGGGTACGTTTGCACTGGTATCGGATTTAGTGCCAACTCATTCCGCAACATCTGTATGCAATTCTCACGTTGATGGCAATTATCGTTGACACACTGCGCTACAATCGGATCGGGTATGGTCGGAAACTCTTGCTTCATCTCATGAAAGAGATGCATAATACTTATGTTCGTGCAGTTGCAAGCGTGACGTGCGGCGGCAACTGCTCCTTCCAAACTATTGCCTTTCGTTTCGGTGTCGTTTTCGTTGTAGTTGTAATCGTTGGCGATGTTGTTGAGTAGATTTTCGCGACTATTGTAACGCTTTATGCCCAGTTTGCTGTATGTCTCAGCGTTGGTCGCGTGTGTCGCGGCGGAGGTAGGCGTGGTGGGTGTTGCTGCTGCAGTGGCAGCCGAGGTACTAGGattactgttgttgctgttgccgttaTTATCGTTGTCGGCGTCGTTGTTATTGTGACTACTTTGCTTCAAAAAAGTAGCTGGCGGCTTCGGTGGTTTAGCCGCCATTTTTGGCCATCATTTGCCGTAAACACGCACCTGGAAGGAGAGCGAAAAAGACAACGAAATTAAAAagatgttaaaaaaatagattttgttttgaaaactgtttaaagctgcttttccatacaaatatgTTTGTCTAAATATACAATTAGTGTTTCCATAGACGGGAAGTAAAAACGTAgtatttttactaaagttaaaatgcaaccctgccaATGTTAATTaggtaatataaaatatacagaaTTATTCCTGAAGTTGATCTAACTCTGCGTGAAGAAAATCAGATTAAGACTACTCGTTTTTTGTAAGATTATATTAAAAGTTCCATCCAAAAAGGATCCCCCTTACGACAGCGGTGAACGCCGGTTTATGAGAATACCTAAATACTCTTAAGTATTagtcaaatacaaaaattatagaattttttacaACCTGAACATGGTATCTTAAGTTTGCGAAGTAACGGCAACAGGAACGCTGCAAAAGTAGTGCGATAGGggcagcaaacgacgccatattttttcccgctcttttgacatttgttttcagtaaggtttgccatttcataatggaaagatacatatatattccaACAACGATtcgaattattaaattttactaccgaaattcggagtcagtgacctcaactttaagcgcgctacgtccaatttatggtcgttatAAACAGATCAAcgattgagcgtctagtggaaaaactTGAATCCACAGGCATAGTACAAAATTTTACCGTGCCAGTGTGATGAAGAAGTGTCCGTAgcgtcgagaatattgctgccggtagcgcatcaattgagaaggacccaaatcagtctctcacacgtcgttctcaagcgttaggcatctctgtgacatcgctgtggcgaattttgcgaaaagatcttggtctacatccttataagatcaaattgacgcaagaactgaagctgcttgaccaccaaaatcgtcgtatgttcgtgaattgggctgagcaacaacttcaaaacgatccggattttcatcgaaaaatcatcttcagcgatgaggctcatttctggctgaatggcttcgtcaataagcaaaatatgcgttattggtcaagcAGCAATCCACACATACTCCAAGACTCACCATTGccttccgaaaaaattacggtttggtgcggtttatgggtcggcggcgtcattggtccgtacttcttccgtgatgatcaagaccggcacgttactgtgaatgggaatcgctaccgttcAAGTATAgccaaatatttttggtccgaattggatgatatgaacTCGAACAATTTGTGGTTCCAACAGCACggtgccacaagccacacagcaaatgtcacaatcgatttattccAAACCAAGTTtagtgaacgtgttatctcacgaaatgacccagtcaattggccgcctcggtcgtgcgattcgACGTCGTTAGATCATTTCCTGtggagctacgtcaagtctatgcgctatgccaacaagccagagACGATTGATGAGTGTACGattatcgaacgtgaaattgcagcagtatatCCATACACATAATAGATCTGcgtgtctatatatgtatacgcgaactagtctatCAGTTTTGAGATaacgatctgaaaatttgcacacgtcTTTCTCCTTTCTATGAAACTACTCATTTGTCACAACCgctcggaacactatagcatatagctgtcatacaaactgacggaTCCAACTCATGTCAGTctatgaaaagcttttttatttgctataggtatatttccaaaatttggcagagattattatctaagacaTCCCTACAATCTTCGcagaaactgaccgatcaaatccAAGTCCAAGTGCAGAAATATTCAACAAAGTTTAAACTCCACTACCAGTACTTGAGTATACAAAAATCAACCCAAAACCGTTATACGCGTAAACTACCGTAGTATCGACGACTCATAACACGAccgttaaaaatattgaatgagTAAGAATCGCTGTTAATAAGGAACTAACAGCTGAGAAATACCGTCAACACTTAagtcttaattaaaatattacacaGAAGTCGAAAAATTGATTCCAACGTGGGGTGACTCTCACCTTGACATTCTTAAGATAACTAAAATAcctagaaatacatatgtacatatgtacaaaacaacatttttaaggTCTTTAAAATGTCAGTGCATAGTATTAGTCCCGACTTTTGCATGCGCTGTAAGTGCTTTGCTGAGCCTtccatataccaaatatatacatatataatatgtaggtatgtacataagtatagcACTTTCAGTATTTAATGCAATTAGAATGACACTTTTAGAACTTAACTGGTATTGATCTCGAATAGTTAGAAGTATTGTAAACAATAGACAGTGGGTTCAGAAAAACAACCAACATTCCAAGAGTAAAAAGTTTTTAGAACAAGCCGTGAAAGAAACGCAATAAAACAAGCGCTTGATATTTGCACAAGAAAAGGCAAATTTAGTACGCAGCgatttctacaacaacaactacacataTATTTGCATTGTTTTTGCACGAAATAGCAAAACTTATTTCATTTCCAGAATTAGCGCTACGTACTAAACGTGATGTTGGAAGCCaaaatagtattaaaaataatagaaaataaaccGCTACTTAAAGAGAAATGCGTCGGCGTCGTGGAGAGAAATAGATTTATGCATATACAAaggtatgtagatatataagtatgtatacaaaacAATAAGTACTACATAAATAGCCATTGACGCGTGCAAACGAGAGAGGCTCAATAAGACGGGGACCactaaaaaatttgcaatttaacaaaagtaaaatgtttgggtaccacattaattgtctgtgaaaagtttaatggaccgaattaacatcgcCGATCGCcgctgaaacgaaataaaatcaaacCACTTCTGAAGCgtatggtaacaggagacgaaaagtggatcaaatacgacaatagtATGCGAAAAATATCATGATCGAAgcatggtgaagctcaacaaatgattgcaaagccaggattgacgccttgaaaggttatgctgggtgtttggtgggattggaaaggaatcatccactttgagctgctccagcctggccGAACAatttattctacattttactgtcaacaactgatgagattgaagcaagcaatcgaaaaaaatggccagtactgatcaacagaaaaagCTCCGtctttcatcaggacaacgctaggctacacacatctttgatgactcggcaaaaactgggagagcttggctaggaagttttaatgcatccaccatatagccctgaccttgcaccatcggattaccatttgtttcggtcaatgcagaactctcttaatggcgtaaagttggcttcaagagaaacctctgaaaattacttgtcacagtttttcaccgagaaaccactgatggaataatgtctctagcggaaaaatggcaaaaagtggtcgaccagttcattataaatataaaaaaataagttgaagttggATTAGacatacgaaaatactttttcgactaccctatatttttattaatagttGGCAATTATTTTGCCTCAACAATAACAGAGCCAAAAATTACACTATAGATCAAAATATTACGACAGTTTCgctttgttacttttttaaaatgtgtttGACAGAAACATTGCTAGCTGTGACCTCATGAATCATAGAAATTAGTTTGTTTTTCTTCACAGACTCTTTGCAATTTCTTATACTTGCGTCGATCGATTTGGCTTGTTGATATTTTGGAAGAGAAAGCATAgatggaaatataaaaaagtaaagagaaatgagattttttatttcaagtgaTTTCAAACGCAAAGAAAATGCTACAAGTGGCGAAAGttgacagaaaaaaatatatgcgccTTTCGTAattgacatctgtcaaaaatgCCATAAACAAACTGACATAAATGAAATTTGTACCAAATACGCCTGCGACTTTAGGACAGATGTAACCAGAATAAAATCTTTAACTCAATGAGTATTCGAAATATAAAagcttctaaaaaaattcaattttttccattgtgaCTTGTCACGTACTTATCCCGTCACTTTCCACTACTCGTATGCAGGTGTACATATATCTGCATATACTTGTTTTTGGCGAAAATATGTTTCGAAAGGCTGCAGATTATTTCGCGTGTAGTGTTGGCTGGCGTGACGTATTCAAAATGAGGcgaaaataaattccaaatatAAGTGGaagatttagtaaaataaataaaaagtggaaataaaaaaaaaatactttataaacaaatgacaggaatatttaaaaatatttatgacacAAAATGCTGCAAAGGAAGGGTGTACATGTCGGTCGATTTGAATACAAGACAGATGACAGAGAAATGTTaatgtgcaaaatttaaattaaattaattgaaatttaaatacaaaaaaatatttaattaataattataggtgag
It includes:
- the LOC126755978 gene encoding formin-J isoform X1, whose amino-acid sequence is MAAKPPKPPATFLKQSSHNNNDADNDNNGNSNNSNPSTSAATAAATPTTPTSAATHATNAETYSKLGIKRYNSRENLLNNIANDYNYNENDTETKGNSLEGAVAAARHACNCTNISIMHLFHEMKQEFPTIPDPIVAQCVNDNCHQRENCIQMLRNELALNPIPVQTYPAKVLQQHHINNQQHNNLQQQKQLQQRQKSPQQPAQTPHTPPQPPQRLKNASPQKPATPLRPIRAAPTQPPSAATLQRVRAEIKNSAVTPQANCDSVELVQNSSNLAKDVNSVQLPCNNQCNNSNNNSAAGDSPKQACDMPVTANANASVECARSADFITALNRIAANHQPSTPQLPATGARARPNTLNLQASQQQLQRQQLNKQLQQHLQQRSQLKQQQQPASGVAADPPLQKPIRKAPLPPIAPKPVFHNNISYNNNNSSNNNNNNSGGNSPQWQSVGSCSSESALTSPLSSCGESEVSANAGCSPSQAFALSHINNNRQNNNNNNNVVASTYQPQQTSPLRSPIRHRSVITVQPEPPYARDFLPSAKISTVANSTAGGSGGSTPTSQKSFTSVNLTLRQPTNAVPQSTIDISAGPVLSGNGSGLTYSSTSYNARHGFQQNFHITVTEEGGVFNASRIRPRNNSGYYASIEGVNTADGPTGGTGQTATTSQQQQQTPTTILRSPTAQTAQFIAPPAPLTTASSEDMCLPLENSAFIETIKRQKARRDKLASALRENKNKLGNVEEEVKMLTEPLNPGESERLDYEIERLRTDCQQTLNEIENIRRYGQLSEDERLKQQQQQQQQQQQQAFPRWQRPPRPPPPQQQPQSPYQQYQPTEVDFQQQQYNTPSSVGSTAGIVGVIGSGHSSAVGTPNSPRLQQTPPTQRVNYVGQPPPYQLPSTDEEDYSDSNTDGGDDYEPLERWPCSMCTFLNHPQLNICEACECVRIIPGTIRIVPTAGGSGSGSAAAAAAVMPQPLPAATAAGGASASATAAAAAAALTAATPTAIAHGASTASAGNSPTSAARTVAAE
- the LOC126755978 gene encoding formin-J isoform X2, with the translated sequence MAAKPPKPPATFLKQSSHNNNDADNDNNGNSNNSNPSTSAATAAATPTTPTSAATHATNAETYSKLGIKRYNSRENLLNNIANDYNYNENDTETKGNSLEGAVAAARHACNCTNISIMHLFHEMKQEFPTIPDPIVAQCVNDNCHQRENCIQMLRNELALNPIPVQTYPAKVLQQHHINNQQHNNLQQQKQLQQRQKSPQQPAQTPHTPPQPPQRLKNASPQKPATPLRPIRAAPTQPPSAATLQRVRAEIKNSAVTPQANCDSVELVQNSSNLAKDVNSVQLPCNNQCNNSNNNSAAGDSPKQACDMPVTANANASVECARSADFITALNRIAANHQPSTPQLPATGARARPNTLNLQASQQQLQRQQLNKQLQQHLQQRSQLKQQQQPASGVAADPPLQKPIRKAPLPPIAPKPVFHNNISYNNNNSSNNNNNNSGGNSPQWQSVGSCSSESALTSPLSSCGESEVSANAGCSPSQAFALSHINNNRQNNNNNNNVVASTYQPQQTSPLRSPIRHRSVITVQPEPPYARDFLPSAKISTVANSTAGGSGGSTPTSQKSFTSVNLTLRQPTNAVPQSTIDISAGPVLSGNGSGLTYSSTSYNARHGFQQNFHITVTEEGGVFNASRIRPRNNSGYYASIEGVNTADGPTGGTGQTATTSQQQQQTPTTILRSPTAQTAQFIAPPAPLTTASSEDMCLPLENSAFIETIKRQKARRDKLASALRENKNKLGNVEEEVKMLTEPLNPGESERLDYEIERLRTDCQQTLNEIENIRRYGQLSEDERLKQQQQQQQQQQQQAFPRWQRPPRPPPPQQQPQSPYQQYQPTEVDFQQQQYNTPSSVGSTAGIVGVIGSGHSSAVGTPNSPRLQQTPPTQRVNYVGQPPPYQLPSTDEEDYSDSNTDGGDDYEPLERWPCSMCTFLNHPQLNICEACECVRIIPEPILSREDIHITLSPGENRIVHSWVVS